In the Acidovorax sp. A79 genome, one interval contains:
- a CDS encoding glutamate synthase subunit beta, with amino-acid sequence MGKTTGFMEYERIEEGYKPVPERLKHYKEFVIGLDESQAKVQGARCMDCGTPFCNNGCPVNNIIPDFNDLVYHQDWKSAIEVLHSTNNFPEFTGRICPAPCEAACVLNVNDDAVGIKSIEHAIIDRAWDEGWVQARPAKHQTGKKVAVVGSGPAGMAAAQQLARAGHSVTLFEKNDRVGGLLRYGIPDFKMEKSHIDRRVKQLEAEGVVIRTSVFVGAPKDGLGKGSKVTNWAKETVTPEQLHKEFDAVLLTGGAEQSRDLPVPGRDLDGIHFAMEFLPQQNKVNAGDKLKGQLRADGKHVIVIGGGDTGSDCVGTSNRHGAASVTQFELMPQPPEEENRPMTWPYWPIKLRTSSSHEEGCEREFAISTKEFIGDGKDGKSGKVTGLKTVRVEWKDGKMVEVAGSEQILKADLVLLAMGFVSPVAAVLEAFGVDKDARGNARATTDFDGGYATNAPKVFAAGDIRRGQSLVVWAIREGRQAARAVDEFLMGYSDLPR; translated from the coding sequence ATGGGAAAAACTACCGGCTTCATGGAATACGAGCGCATCGAAGAGGGCTACAAGCCCGTGCCCGAGCGCTTGAAGCACTACAAGGAATTCGTCATCGGCCTCGACGAGAGCCAGGCCAAGGTGCAGGGCGCGCGCTGCATGGACTGCGGCACGCCGTTCTGCAACAACGGCTGTCCGGTCAACAACATCATTCCGGACTTCAACGACCTGGTGTACCACCAGGACTGGAAGAGCGCGATCGAGGTGCTGCACAGCACCAACAACTTCCCCGAGTTCACCGGTCGCATCTGCCCGGCGCCTTGCGAGGCGGCCTGCGTGCTCAACGTGAACGACGACGCCGTGGGCATCAAGTCCATCGAGCACGCCATCATCGACCGGGCCTGGGACGAAGGCTGGGTGCAGGCGCGTCCTGCCAAGCACCAGACCGGCAAGAAGGTGGCCGTGGTGGGCTCGGGCCCAGCCGGCATGGCGGCCGCGCAGCAACTGGCGCGCGCTGGACACAGCGTCACGCTGTTCGAGAAGAATGACCGCGTGGGCGGCCTGCTGCGCTACGGCATCCCGGACTTCAAGATGGAGAAGTCGCACATCGACCGCCGCGTCAAGCAGCTCGAAGCCGAAGGCGTGGTCATTCGCACCAGCGTGTTCGTGGGCGCGCCCAAGGACGGCCTGGGCAAGGGCTCCAAGGTCACCAACTGGGCCAAGGAAACCGTCACGCCCGAGCAGCTCCACAAGGAGTTCGACGCCGTGCTGCTGACCGGCGGCGCCGAGCAGTCGCGCGACCTGCCCGTGCCCGGCCGTGATCTGGACGGCATCCACTTCGCTATGGAATTCCTGCCCCAGCAGAACAAGGTCAACGCGGGCGACAAGCTCAAGGGACAGCTGCGCGCGGACGGCAAGCACGTCATCGTGATCGGCGGCGGCGACACCGGCAGCGACTGCGTGGGCACGAGCAACCGCCACGGTGCGGCGAGCGTCACGCAGTTCGAGCTGATGCCCCAGCCCCCCGAAGAAGAAAACCGCCCCATGACCTGGCCCTACTGGCCGATCAAGCTGCGCACCAGCTCCAGCCATGAAGAGGGCTGCGAGCGCGAGTTCGCGATCTCCACCAAGGAGTTCATCGGCGATGGGAAAGACGGAAAGTCCGGCAAGGTCACCGGCCTCAAGACCGTGCGCGTCGAGTGGAAGGACGGCAAGATGGTCGAGGTGGCCGGCTCCGAGCAGATCCTCAAGGCGGACCTCGTGCTGCTGGCCATGGGCTTCGTGAGCCCCGTGGCCGCCGTGCTGGAGGCGTTTGGCGTGGACAAGGATGCCCGCGGCAACGCCCGCGCCACCACGGACTTCGATGGCGGCTACGCGACCAACGCGCCCAAGGTGTTTGCCGCCGGCGACATCCGCCGGGGCCAGTCGCTGGTGGTGTGGGCCATTCGTGAAGGCCGCCAGGCCGCCCGTGCCGTGGATGAGTTCCTGATGGGATATTCCGACCTGCCGCGCTGA
- a CDS encoding ABC transporter ATP-binding protein — translation MPESSCLAELRNVTFSYGDRVILRDVTLAVPRGKVTALMGASGGGKTTVLRLIGGQQRAQAGQVLLNGDDVGRLDTHQLYAARRRMGMLFQFGALFTDLSVFENVAFPLREHTDLSEALIRDVVLMKLHAVGLRGARDLMPSQISGGMARRVALARAIALDPELVMYDEPFAGLDPISLGTAAQLIRQLNDALGLTSIVVSHDLEETFRLADHVIILGAGVVAAQGTPDEVRASADPLVHQFVNALPTGPVPFHYAGPTVEQDFGPFGGRVL, via the coding sequence ATGCCTGAGTCTTCCTGCCTTGCCGAATTGCGCAATGTCACGTTCTCCTACGGTGACCGCGTCATCCTGCGCGACGTGACATTGGCGGTGCCCAGGGGCAAGGTGACGGCGCTGATGGGTGCCTCCGGAGGGGGCAAGACCACGGTGCTGCGCCTGATCGGCGGCCAGCAGCGCGCTCAGGCTGGCCAGGTGCTCCTGAATGGCGACGACGTGGGGCGCCTGGACACCCACCAGCTCTATGCAGCGCGCCGCCGCATGGGCATGCTGTTCCAGTTCGGGGCGCTGTTCACGGATCTGAGCGTGTTTGAGAACGTGGCGTTCCCGCTGCGCGAGCACACCGACCTGTCCGAGGCGCTGATCCGGGACGTGGTGCTGATGAAGCTCCATGCCGTGGGCCTGCGCGGCGCGCGCGACCTGATGCCCAGCCAGATTTCCGGGGGCATGGCGCGGCGCGTGGCGCTGGCGCGTGCCATTGCGCTGGACCCCGAACTGGTGATGTATGACGAGCCGTTTGCGGGGCTGGACCCCATTTCCCTGGGGACGGCGGCGCAGCTGATCCGTCAGCTCAACGATGCCCTGGGCCTCACGAGCATCGTGGTCTCGCACGACCTGGAAGAGACCTTCCGGCTTGCGGACCATGTGATCATTCTGGGCGCGGGCGTGGTGGCCGCGCAGGGCACGCCCGACGAGGTGCGGGCGAGCGCCGACCCGCTGGTCCACCAGTTCGTGAACGCGCTGCCGACCGGGCCCGTGCCGTTTCACTACGCGGGCCCGACCGTGGAGCAGGACTTCGGTCCGTTCGGGGGGCGGGTGCTATGA
- the mlaE gene encoding lipid asymmetry maintenance ABC transporter permease subunit MlaE — protein MSWYKPSDVGFAVRQKLSDIGMAARLFARLLQLVGAAFMRPSLVRDQIHFLGNYSLAIIAVSGLFVGFVLGLQGYYTLQRYGASEALGMLVALSLVRELGPVVTALLFAGRAGTSLTAEIGLMRAGEQLSAMEMMAVDPVRRILAPRFWAGVITMPLLAAVFSAVGVAGGWIVGVLMIGVDHGAFWSQMQGGVDVWRDLGNGVIKSVVFGFTVTFVALLQGYAAKPTPEGVARATTRTVVMASLAVLALDFVLTALMFSI, from the coding sequence ATGAGCTGGTACAAGCCGTCCGACGTGGGCTTCGCCGTGCGCCAGAAACTGTCCGATATCGGCATGGCCGCCCGCCTGTTCGCGCGGCTGCTGCAGCTGGTGGGCGCGGCCTTCATGCGGCCATCGCTGGTGCGCGACCAGATCCATTTTCTGGGCAACTACTCGCTGGCCATCATCGCGGTGTCGGGCCTGTTCGTGGGTTTTGTCCTGGGCCTGCAGGGCTACTACACGCTGCAGCGGTACGGGGCTTCCGAAGCCCTGGGGATGCTGGTGGCGCTGTCGCTGGTGCGTGAGCTCGGGCCCGTGGTGACGGCCCTGCTGTTCGCCGGCCGCGCGGGCACCTCGCTCACGGCCGAGATCGGCCTCATGCGCGCGGGTGAGCAGCTTTCCGCCATGGAGATGATGGCCGTGGACCCGGTGCGCCGCATCCTCGCGCCGCGGTTCTGGGCCGGTGTGATCACCATGCCCCTGCTGGCGGCGGTGTTCAGCGCCGTGGGGGTGGCTGGCGGGTGGATCGTGGGCGTGCTCATGATCGGCGTCGACCACGGGGCGTTCTGGAGCCAGATGCAGGGCGGCGTGGACGTCTGGCGCGATCTGGGCAACGGCGTGATCAAGAGCGTGGTCTTCGGCTTCACCGTCACGTTCGTGGCGCTGCTGCAGGGGTATGCCGCCAAGCCCACGCCCGAAGGCGTGGCGCGCGCCACTACCCGCACGGTGGTCATGGCGTCCCTGGCCGTGCTGGCGCTGGACTTCGTGCTCACGGCCCTGATGTTCAGTATCTGA
- the mlaD gene encoding outer membrane lipid asymmetry maintenance protein MlaD, with amino-acid sequence MQPSKNDLWVGLFVMLGTVALVFLALQSANLLSLNFQPGYRITARFDNIGGLKPQAAVRGAGVVVGRVESITFDDKTYQARVTLAMENRYAFPKDSSLKILTSGLLGEQYIGIEAGADEKNLVAGDMVTATQSAVVLENLIGQFLYNKAEDGSNSKPAGAGDKK; translated from the coding sequence ATGCAACCATCCAAAAACGATCTCTGGGTAGGGCTGTTCGTCATGCTCGGCACGGTGGCGCTGGTCTTCCTGGCGCTGCAGTCGGCCAACCTGCTGAGCCTGAACTTCCAGCCCGGCTACCGCATCACCGCGCGCTTTGACAACATTGGCGGCCTCAAGCCCCAGGCCGCGGTGCGCGGTGCCGGCGTGGTGGTGGGCCGTGTGGAGTCCATCACGTTCGACGACAAGACCTACCAGGCGCGGGTGACGCTGGCGATGGAAAACCGCTACGCTTTCCCCAAGGACAGCTCCCTCAAGATCCTCACCAGCGGCCTGCTGGGTGAACAGTACATCGGCATCGAGGCCGGTGCCGACGAGAAGAACCTGGTGGCGGGCGACATGGTCACCGCCACGCAGTCGGCCGTGGTCCTCGAGAACCTGATCGGACAATTCCTCTACAACAAGGCCGAAGACGGCAGCAACAGCAAGCCCGCAGGGGCAGGTGACAAGAAATGA
- a CDS encoding VacJ family lipoprotein codes for MTTMTKLSQPAARAAAWLAFLLGAALLTGCATVANPDPRDPLESYNRSMTNFNEQVDAMVLKPVAIAYKEATPAPVRTGVSNFFANVGDVWSFVNNVLQLRAEAAASTFMRVNVNTFMGLGGVLDIASELGIDRYKQDFGLTLGYWGMGTGPYLVLPILGPSTVRDTLALPVDWKGNAVSYVDPVSARNALYALRAVDVRANLLRAGSVLDSAALDKYSFTRDVFLQVRSQQQAGTAQNGDDKDERNANDGVLPEEPPR; via the coding sequence ATGACGACGATGACCAAGCTTTCCCAACCCGCCGCCCGCGCCGCCGCGTGGCTGGCCTTTCTGCTGGGAGCGGCACTGCTCACGGGCTGCGCCACGGTGGCCAACCCGGACCCGCGCGACCCGCTGGAGTCCTACAACCGCAGCATGACCAACTTCAACGAGCAGGTCGATGCGATGGTGCTCAAGCCGGTGGCGATTGCCTACAAGGAAGCCACGCCCGCACCGGTGCGCACGGGCGTCAGCAACTTCTTCGCCAACGTGGGAGATGTGTGGTCGTTCGTGAACAACGTGCTGCAATTGCGGGCGGAAGCCGCCGCGTCCACCTTCATGCGCGTCAACGTGAACACCTTCATGGGCCTGGGCGGCGTGCTCGATATCGCCAGCGAACTGGGCATCGACCGCTACAAGCAGGATTTCGGCCTCACGCTGGGGTACTGGGGCATGGGCACGGGCCCGTACCTGGTGCTGCCGATCCTGGGCCCCTCCACCGTGCGCGACACGCTGGCCCTGCCCGTCGACTGGAAGGGCAACGCGGTGAGCTATGTGGACCCGGTATCGGCCCGCAATGCGCTGTATGCACTGCGTGCCGTGGACGTGCGCGCCAACCTGCTGCGCGCGGGGTCCGTGCTCGACAGCGCCGCCCTGGACAAGTACAGCTTCACCCGCGACGTGTTCCTGCAGGTGCGCAGCCAGCAGCAGGCGGGCACGGCGCAAAATGGCGACGACAAGGACGAGCGCAACGCCAATGATGGCGTGCTGCCCGAAGAGCCTCCGCGCTGA
- a CDS encoding phospholipid-binding protein MlaC, with translation MTMNRRTLGHMALCLTAVAALGAAPLAALAADEAPDALIKRLSADVLSTVKADKAIQSGDLAKIIALVDKTVMPNVNFRRMTAAAVGPGWRQATPEQQKRLQDEFKILLVRTYAGALAQVNDQTIQVKPLRAAPEDKDVLVRTEIVGRGDPIQLDYRLEKTPGDGAGWKIYNLNVLGVWLVETYRGQFAQEINAKGIDGLIETLVARNKSNAGAKG, from the coding sequence ATGACGATGAACCGACGTACCCTGGGCCACATGGCCCTGTGCCTGACGGCCGTGGCCGCGCTGGGCGCCGCGCCCCTGGCCGCCCTGGCCGCGGATGAAGCTCCCGATGCGCTGATCAAGCGCCTGTCGGCCGATGTGCTCAGCACCGTGAAGGCGGACAAGGCCATCCAGAGCGGCGACCTGGCAAAGATCATCGCGCTGGTGGACAAGACCGTGATGCCCAACGTGAACTTCCGCCGCATGACCGCCGCGGCGGTGGGCCCCGGCTGGCGCCAGGCCACCCCCGAGCAGCAAAAGCGCCTGCAGGACGAGTTCAAGATCCTGCTGGTGCGCACCTACGCGGGGGCGCTGGCGCAGGTGAACGACCAGACCATCCAGGTCAAGCCCCTGCGGGCCGCCCCGGAGGACAAGGACGTGCTGGTGCGCACCGAAATCGTCGGCCGTGGCGATCCGATCCAGCTGGACTACCGGCTGGAAAAAACCCCCGGCGACGGTGCGGGCTGGAAAATCTACAACCTGAACGTGCTGGGCGTGTGGCTGGTGGAAACCTACCGCGGCCAGTTCGCGCAGGAGATCAACGCCAAGGGCATCGACGGCCTGATCGAGACCCTGGTGGCCCGCAACAAGAGCAATGCCGGCGCCAAGGGCTGA
- a CDS encoding lipid asymmetry maintenance protein MlaB yields the protein MLVLPAELTHRQATVCLHMLLQGLKAHREPCVMVDAHALAVFDTSALAVLLECRREAIDDGKTFAVQGLPAALRSLAGLYGVGTLLAPAS from the coding sequence ATGCTGGTATTGCCCGCCGAACTGACCCACCGCCAGGCCACGGTGTGCCTGCACATGCTGCTGCAGGGCCTGAAGGCGCACCGCGAGCCCTGCGTCATGGTGGATGCCCATGCGCTGGCGGTGTTTGACACGTCGGCGCTGGCGGTGCTGCTCGAATGCCGGCGCGAAGCGATCGACGATGGCAAGACCTTTGCCGTCCAAGGCCTGCCCGCCGCCCTGCGCAGCCTGGCGGGGCTGTATGGCGTGGGCACGCTGCTCGCGCCAGCGTCCTGA
- a CDS encoding ABC transporter ATP-binding protein has translation MPAVSFQAISKTFATPKGPFQALNQVSLDIEEGEFFGLLGPNGAGKTTLISILAGLARASSGRVLVQGSDVQADFAQARRKLGVVPQELVFDPFFNVRESLRIQSGYFGVKNNEAWIDELLENLGLADKATANMRQLSGGMKRRVLVAQALVHKPPIIVLDEPTAGVDVELRQTLWHFVARLNKEGHTVLLTTHYLEEAEALCGRIAMLKSGRIVALNRTSELLQAASGSILQFKTDAVLPPSLNALARVTGRIVQLPAHDAAEIESHLAALRVAGVDVHDMEIRRPDLEDVFLQVMSGTSASNIPLAGVEAAAAPGRPRQGAVPLGGGAETAVPSVGAQR, from the coding sequence ATGCCCGCAGTCTCATTCCAAGCCATCTCCAAGACCTTTGCCACGCCCAAAGGCCCTTTCCAGGCACTGAACCAGGTCAGCCTGGACATCGAGGAGGGCGAGTTCTTCGGGCTCCTGGGCCCCAACGGTGCCGGCAAGACCACCCTCATCAGCATTCTCGCGGGCCTGGCCCGTGCCAGCAGCGGCCGTGTGCTGGTGCAGGGCAGCGACGTGCAGGCCGACTTTGCCCAGGCGCGCCGCAAGCTGGGCGTGGTGCCGCAGGAGCTGGTGTTCGACCCTTTCTTCAACGTGCGCGAGTCGCTGCGCATCCAGTCCGGCTACTTCGGCGTGAAGAACAACGAAGCCTGGATCGACGAACTGCTGGAAAACCTGGGCCTGGCCGACAAGGCCACGGCCAACATGCGCCAGCTGTCGGGCGGCATGAAGCGCCGCGTGCTCGTGGCACAGGCGCTGGTGCACAAGCCACCCATCATCGTGCTCGACGAGCCCACTGCGGGCGTGGACGTGGAGTTGCGCCAGACGCTCTGGCATTTCGTGGCGCGCCTGAACAAGGAAGGCCACACCGTGCTGCTGACCACGCACTATCTGGAAGAAGCCGAGGCCCTGTGTGGCCGCATCGCCATGCTCAAGTCGGGCCGCATCGTGGCCCTGAACCGCACGAGCGAGCTGCTGCAGGCGGCCTCCGGCAGCATCCTGCAGTTCAAGACCGATGCGGTCCTGCCGCCTTCGCTCAACGCGCTCGCCCGCGTCACGGGCCGCATCGTGCAGTTGCCCGCGCACGACGCGGCCGAGATCGAAAGCCACCTGGCCGCGCTGCGGGTGGCGGGCGTGGACGTGCATGACATGGAGATCCGCCGGCCCGACCTGGAAGACGTTTTCCTGCAGGTGATGTCGGGCACCTCGGCATCCAATATTCCTCTGGCGGGGGTGGAGGCTGCCGCAGCGCCGGGCCGCCCCAGGCAGGGCGCAGTCCCCTTGGGGGGCGGCGCGGAGACCGCAGTGCCGAGCGTGGGAGCACAACGATGA
- a CDS encoding ABC transporter permease — MTGWQTLFYKEVLRFWKVSFQTVAAPVLTAVLYLLIFGHVLEDHVKVYDRISYTAFLVPGLVMMSVLQNAFANSSSSLIQSKIMGSLVFVLLTPLSHWAWFLAYVGSSIVRGLVVGLGVFIVTLAFARPEFAAPLWILAFAFLGAALLATLGLIAGLWADKFDQLAAFQNFVVVPMTFLSGVFYSIQSLPPFWQTVSHLNPFFYMIDGFRYGFFGQSDTSPWLSLSIVGVAWLAVSALAAHLLRTGYKIRN; from the coding sequence ATGACCGGCTGGCAGACCCTGTTCTACAAGGAGGTGCTGCGCTTCTGGAAGGTGAGCTTCCAGACCGTGGCCGCGCCCGTGCTCACGGCCGTGCTGTACCTGCTGATCTTCGGCCACGTGCTCGAAGACCATGTGAAGGTCTACGACCGCATCAGCTACACCGCCTTCCTGGTGCCGGGCCTCGTGATGATGAGCGTGCTGCAGAACGCCTTCGCCAACAGCTCGTCGAGCCTGATCCAGAGCAAGATCATGGGCAGCCTGGTGTTCGTGCTGCTCACGCCGCTGTCGCACTGGGCCTGGTTCCTGGCCTATGTGGGCTCGTCCATCGTGCGCGGGCTGGTGGTGGGGCTGGGGGTGTTCATCGTCACGCTGGCGTTCGCCCGGCCCGAGTTCGCCGCGCCGCTGTGGATTCTTGCGTTCGCCTTCCTGGGGGCGGCCTTGCTGGCCACGCTGGGGCTGATTGCCGGGCTGTGGGCCGACAAGTTCGACCAGCTCGCGGCGTTCCAGAACTTCGTGGTGGTGCCGATGACGTTCCTCTCGGGCGTGTTCTATTCCATCCAGTCGCTGCCGCCCTTCTGGCAGACCGTGAGCCACCTCAACCCGTTCTTCTACATGATCGACGGTTTCCGCTACGGCTTCTTTGGCCAGAGCGATACCTCGCCGTGGCTCAGTCTCTCCATCGTGGGCGTGGCCTGGCTGGCCGTGAGCGCCCTGGCGGCCCACCTGCTGCGCACCGGCTACAAAATTCGGAATTGA
- a CDS encoding BolA family protein translates to MTADQLKDIIAAGLACEHIALKGDGRHWYATIVSAEFDGRRAIQRHQRVYATLGAKMHTDEVHALSMKTFTPAEWAAQPR, encoded by the coding sequence ATGACCGCAGACCAACTCAAAGACATCATCGCCGCCGGCCTGGCCTGCGAGCACATCGCGCTCAAGGGTGACGGCCGCCACTGGTACGCCACCATCGTCTCGGCCGAGTTCGACGGCCGGCGCGCCATCCAGCGGCACCAGCGCGTGTACGCCACGCTGGGCGCCAAAATGCACACCGACGAGGTGCATGCGCTGTCGATGAAGACCTTCACGCCCGCTGAATGGGCCGCGCAGCCCCGGTGA
- the murA gene encoding UDP-N-acetylglucosamine 1-carboxyvinyltransferase, translated as MDKLLIRGGRRLHGEVLVSGAKNAALPELCAALLTAEPVTLLNVPQLQDVSTMLTLIRNMGVAAARADDGTVRIDASGLNTPEAPYELVKTMRASVLALGPLLARFGEATVSLPGGCAIGSRPVDQHIKGLAAMGADIVVEHGYMIAKLPAGWTRLKGARITTDMVTVTGTENFLMAAALAEGETVLENAAQEPEISDLAEMLIAMGAKIEGHGTSRIRIQGVEKLHGCTHRVVADRIEAGTFLCAVAATGGDVVLRHGRADHLDAVIEKLREAGVQVQAVDGGIRVQSAGGATLKAQGFRTTEYPGFPTDMQAQFMALDCIAQGTATVTETIFENRFMHVDELVRLGAKIQTDGKVAIIEGVPRLSGATVMATDLRASASLVIAGLVADGETMVDRIYHLDRGYDCMEAKLRGIGADIERITA; from the coding sequence ATGGACAAACTCCTGATCCGCGGCGGCCGCCGCCTGCATGGCGAGGTGCTGGTATCCGGCGCCAAGAACGCCGCCCTGCCGGAGTTGTGCGCCGCGCTGCTCACGGCCGAGCCGGTCACGCTGCTGAACGTGCCGCAGCTGCAGGACGTGAGCACCATGCTCACGCTGATCCGCAACATGGGCGTGGCGGCCGCGCGTGCCGACGATGGCACGGTGCGCATCGATGCCAGCGGCCTGAACACGCCCGAGGCGCCGTACGAGCTGGTCAAGACCATGCGCGCGTCGGTGCTCGCCCTGGGTCCGCTGCTGGCGCGCTTCGGCGAGGCCACGGTGTCGCTGCCTGGCGGCTGCGCCATCGGCTCGCGCCCGGTGGACCAGCACATCAAGGGCCTGGCCGCCATGGGCGCCGACATCGTGGTCGAGCACGGCTACATGATCGCCAAGCTGCCCGCAGGCTGGACGCGACTGAAGGGCGCGCGCATCACCACCGACATGGTCACGGTGACGGGCACCGAGAACTTCCTCATGGCCGCCGCGCTGGCCGAGGGCGAGACCGTGCTGGAGAACGCCGCGCAGGAGCCCGAGATCTCCGACTTGGCCGAGATGCTGATCGCCATGGGCGCGAAGATCGAAGGCCACGGCACCAGCCGCATCCGCATCCAGGGCGTCGAGAAGCTGCACGGCTGCACCCACCGCGTGGTGGCCGACCGCATCGAGGCCGGCACCTTCCTGTGCGCCGTGGCCGCCACGGGCGGCGACGTGGTGCTGCGCCATGGGCGCGCCGACCACCTGGACGCCGTGATCGAGAAGCTGCGCGAGGCCGGTGTGCAGGTGCAGGCCGTCGACGGCGGCATCCGCGTGCAGAGCGCGGGCGGCGCCACGCTCAAGGCGCAGGGCTTTCGCACCACCGAGTACCCCGGCTTTCCCACCGACATGCAGGCGCAGTTCATGGCGCTCGACTGCATCGCGCAGGGCACGGCCACGGTGACCGAGACGATTTTTGAAAACCGCTTCATGCACGTCGACGAGCTGGTGCGCCTGGGCGCCAAGATCCAGACCGACGGCAAGGTCGCCATCATCGAGGGCGTACCCCGCCTGTCGGGCGCCACCGTGATGGCCACCGACCTGCGCGCCTCGGCCAGCCTGGTCATCGCGGGCCTGGTGGCCGACGGCGAAACCATGGTGGACCGCATCTACCACCTGGACCGCGGCTACGACTGCATGGAAGCGAAATTGCGCGGCATCGGCGCGGACATTGAACGGATCACAGCATGA
- the hisG gene encoding ATP phosphoribosyltransferase: MITLALSKGRIFDETLPLLAAAGIEVLEDPEKSRKLILPTNQPNVRVVLVRATDVPTYVQYGGADIGVTGKDTLIEHGGQGLYQPLDLQIAKCRVSVAVRNDFDYARAVKQGSRLKVATKYTSIARDFFATKGVHVDMIKLYGSMELAPLTGLADAIVDLVSTGNTLKANHLVEVERIMDISSHLVVNQAALKLKQAPLRRIIDAFASAIPAEKN, encoded by the coding sequence ATGATTACCCTGGCGCTTTCCAAAGGCCGCATCTTCGACGAAACCCTGCCTTTGCTCGCCGCCGCCGGCATCGAGGTGCTGGAAGACCCCGAAAAGTCGCGCAAGCTGATCCTGCCCACCAACCAGCCCAACGTGCGCGTGGTGCTGGTGCGCGCGACCGATGTGCCCACCTACGTGCAGTACGGCGGCGCCGACATCGGCGTGACCGGCAAGGACACGCTCATCGAACACGGCGGCCAGGGCCTGTACCAGCCGCTGGACCTGCAGATCGCCAAGTGCCGCGTGAGCGTGGCCGTGCGCAACGATTTCGACTACGCCCGTGCCGTCAAGCAGGGTTCGCGCCTGAAGGTCGCCACCAAGTACACCAGCATCGCGCGCGACTTCTTCGCGACCAAGGGCGTGCACGTGGACATGATCAAGCTCTACGGCAGCATGGAACTCGCACCGCTCACCGGGCTGGCCGATGCCATCGTGGACCTGGTCTCCACCGGCAACACGCTCAAGGCCAACCACCTGGTGGAGGTCGAGCGCATCATGGACATCAGCTCGCACCTCGTGGTCAACCAGGCCGCGCTCAAGCTCAAGCAGGCGCCGCTGCGCCGCATCATCGATGCGTTCGCCTCGGCCATTCCTGCGGAAAAGAATTGA